A stretch of the Rosa rugosa chromosome 5, drRosRugo1.1, whole genome shotgun sequence genome encodes the following:
- the LOC133712081 gene encoding uncharacterized protein LOC133712081 has translation MDMESNHIIMLKQKLGVFDILKEALYLICKNHSFIVLTFLTSLPFFCFSIYYESHLKRTLVQISEFLNQNSGFFNYNWQTQLHTATSMAQMFSNNLIQLGLLYLIPLHLLELCSAFVIVDLASKLGGKGKFGEVSGGGSVTRMVRFKGTLVTSIWVLFLSTCTVVGSIWLVSVYYVLLRNFGYYNTYCRVLYKAACMALLANYLEWGAIWNMGIVISILENRHGANALMFSAYLSRGRERRQGLVLMLIFGVWGLGLRLACLFFKCYEGKGGIVAQMGLFCTGNVVKWVAFMIYSYNCKILISEKRVDVEIGL, from the coding sequence ATGGATATGGAAAGCAACCATATCATCATGTTGAAGCAAAAGCTTGGAGTCTTTGATATACTCAAAGAAGCTCTTTATTTAATCTGCAAGAACCACAGCTTTATTGTACTCACCTTTCTCACCTCTCTACCCTTTTTCTGTTTCTCAATTTACTATGAATCACACCTGAAAAGAACCCTGGTTCAAATCTCAGAGTTTCTAAACCAAAATTCTGGTTTTTTCAACTACAATTGGCAAACACAGCTGCATACTGCAACAAGTATGGCCCAGATGTTTTCCAACAACTTGATACAACTGGGACTTCTTTATCTGATACCTCTCCATCTCCTAGAGCTTTGCAGTGCTTTTGTGATTGTCGATTTGGCCTCAAAGTTAGGAGGAAAAGGGAAGTTCGGGGAGGTATCTGGTGGTGGCAGTGTTACCAGAATGGTGCGCttcaaaggaactcttgtcacATCCATCTGGGTACTTTTCTTATCAACTTGTACTGTAGTTGGATCAATATGGTTAGTCTCAGTATACTATGTTCTATTGAGAAACTTTGGGTACTATAATACATATTGTAGAGTGCTATACAAGGCAGCTTGTATGGCACTGCTAGCAAATTACTTAGAGTGGGGTGCTATATGGAACATGGGCATTGTAATTTCAATACTGGAGAACAGACATGGGGCTAATGCACTCATGTTCTCAGCCTATCTAAGCAGAGGTAGAGAACGACGGCAAGGACTTGTTTTGATGCTTATTTTCGGTGTCTGGGGACTCGGTTTAAGGCTGGCATGCCTCTTCTTTAAATGCTATGAAGGAAAAGGTGGAATTGTTGCTCAGATGGGCCTTTTCTGTACTGGCAATGTGGTGAAGTGGGTTGCGTTCATGATTTATTCCTACAATTGCAAAATCCTGATCTCAGAGAAGAGAGTTGATGTGGAAATTGGACTCTAG
- the LOC133711961 gene encoding spermidine synthase isoform X2, producing MLYGSMLQIAIRAVFLTQIGEAHSLKIEKILFQGKSDYQNVMVFQSSTYGKVLVLDGVIQLTERDECAYQEMITHLPLCSIPNPKKVLVIGGGDGGVLREVARHSSVEQIDICEIDKMVVDVSKQFFPRVAIGYEDPRVTLNVGDGVAFLKAVPAGTYDAIIVDSSDPIGPAQELFEKPFFQSVANALRPGGVVCTQAESIWLHMHIIEDIVSNCHQIFKGSVNYAWTTVPTYPSGVIGFMLCSTEGPPVDFKHPVNPIAENDGSKDPLKFYNSEIHTAAFCLPSFAKKVIESMAK from the exons ATGCTATATGGTAGCATGTTGCAAATTGCAATACGTGCAGTTTTTCTAACTCAAATAG GAGAAGCACACTCCTTGAAGATAGAGAAAATTTTGTTTCAAGGGAAATCGGACTATCAGAATGTGATGGTCTTCCAG TCATCAACCTATGGAAAGGTTCTCGTCCTGGATGGGGTGATTCAGCTGACCGAAAGGGATGAATGTGCCTATCAAGAAATGATTACTCATCTTCCTCTCTGCTCAATTCCAAACCCCAAGAAG GTTTTGGTTATCGGTGGAGGAGACGGTGGTGTACTGCGGGAAGTGGCTCGTCATTCTTCTGTTGAGCAAATAGATATATGTGAGATTGATAAGATGGTTGTTGAC GTTTCAAAACAGTTTTTCCCTCGTGTGGCTATTGGATATGAGGATCCCAGGGTGACACTCAATGTTGGTGATG GAGTCGCATTTTTAAAGGCTGTTCCTGCAGGAACTTATGATGCAATAATTGTGGACTCTTCTGATCCCATAG GTCCTGCACAAGAGCTTTTTGAGAAGCCCTTCTTTCAGTCGGTAGCAAACGCTCTCCGTCCAGGAGGAGTTGTGTGCACCCAGGCAGAGAGTATATGGCTTCACATGCACATCATTGAGGATATTGTGTCGAACTGCCACCAGATATTCAAAGGCTCTGTCAACTACGCATGGACAACAGTCCCTACATATCCAAG TGGAGTGATTGGTTTTATGCTTTGTTCGACCGAGGGTCCTCCTGTTGATTTTAAGCACCCTGTGAATCCAATCGCTGAAAATGACGGTTCCAAAGACCCCTTGAAATTTTACAACTCTGAG ATTCATACAGCTGCTTTCTGTCTACCATCTTTTGCAAAGAAGGTGATTGAATCAATGGCAAAATGA
- the LOC133711961 gene encoding spermidine synthase isoform X1, which yields MAEDGVVGSADFPAKRPREEEENCVSSAAAAMETETAKDPDCVSGVIPGWFSEISPMWPGEAHSLKIEKILFQGKSDYQNVMVFQSSTYGKVLVLDGVIQLTERDECAYQEMITHLPLCSIPNPKKVLVIGGGDGGVLREVARHSSVEQIDICEIDKMVVDVSKQFFPRVAIGYEDPRVTLNVGDGVAFLKAVPAGTYDAIIVDSSDPIGPAQELFEKPFFQSVANALRPGGVVCTQAESIWLHMHIIEDIVSNCHQIFKGSVNYAWTTVPTYPSGVIGFMLCSTEGPPVDFKHPVNPIAENDGSKDPLKFYNSEIHTAAFCLPSFAKKVIESMAK from the exons ATGGCCGAAGACGGTGTGGTGGGGTCCGCTGATTTTCCGGCGAAGAGGCccagagaggaggaagagaactGTGTCTCGTCCGCTGCGGCGGCTATGGAGACCGAGACTGCCAAAGACCCGGATTGCGTCTCTGGTGTTATTCCTGGCTGGTTCTCTGAGATTAGCCCAATGTGGCCTG GAGAAGCACACTCCTTGAAGATAGAGAAAATTTTGTTTCAAGGGAAATCGGACTATCAGAATGTGATGGTCTTCCAG TCATCAACCTATGGAAAGGTTCTCGTCCTGGATGGGGTGATTCAGCTGACCGAAAGGGATGAATGTGCCTATCAAGAAATGATTACTCATCTTCCTCTCTGCTCAATTCCAAACCCCAAGAAG GTTTTGGTTATCGGTGGAGGAGACGGTGGTGTACTGCGGGAAGTGGCTCGTCATTCTTCTGTTGAGCAAATAGATATATGTGAGATTGATAAGATGGTTGTTGAC GTTTCAAAACAGTTTTTCCCTCGTGTGGCTATTGGATATGAGGATCCCAGGGTGACACTCAATGTTGGTGATG GAGTCGCATTTTTAAAGGCTGTTCCTGCAGGAACTTATGATGCAATAATTGTGGACTCTTCTGATCCCATAG GTCCTGCACAAGAGCTTTTTGAGAAGCCCTTCTTTCAGTCGGTAGCAAACGCTCTCCGTCCAGGAGGAGTTGTGTGCACCCAGGCAGAGAGTATATGGCTTCACATGCACATCATTGAGGATATTGTGTCGAACTGCCACCAGATATTCAAAGGCTCTGTCAACTACGCATGGACAACAGTCCCTACATATCCAAG TGGAGTGATTGGTTTTATGCTTTGTTCGACCGAGGGTCCTCCTGTTGATTTTAAGCACCCTGTGAATCCAATCGCTGAAAATGACGGTTCCAAAGACCCCTTGAAATTTTACAACTCTGAG ATTCATACAGCTGCTTTCTGTCTACCATCTTTTGCAAAGAAGGTGATTGAATCAATGGCAAAATGA
- the LOC133712080 gene encoding DNA (cytosine-5)-methyltransferase CMT3-like isoform X2, whose protein sequence is MVTPRKKNPKASPKSKKTTDPERASPEVPVSSTVVDGGEMNPSARKNKSNAPPASAPEPKKSKRTKPKAGPCSIVVDGPEPTFVGEPLTDEEARRRWPESYRKEKQVAGPISSKGDEDSLQARSHFTMAEVDGIRYDLYDDAHVLAGEGEPQYICKIVEMFEAVDGQLYFTAQWYYRVQNTVIKDCVEIDSRRVFFSDVKDRNPLECLLEKITIVRLALNVDPDVKNKLIQECKYYCDTKYLLPHSTFVNLLPELMKSSIVREQCLQELKLLDLYAGCGGMSTGLCLGARLSNVNLVTRWAVDINEYALKSLKLNHPETEVRKEYAENFLILLKKWKGLCISFNLVEGENSEIPVNFFATNDPSDEEEDEDQNKDNAEDSEVYEVEKILDICYGEPEEKDRGLYFKVHWKGYGSDEDTWEPIESLRDCKDSVQEFVSRGFRSKMLPLPGDVDVVCGGPPCQGISGFNRFRDKENPLNDKKNEQVVVFMDIVQYLKPKYVLMENVVDLLKFAEGFLGRYAIGRLVDMNYQARIGMMCAGAYGLPQFRMRVFLWGACPTERLPQYPLPTHDVVVKGHTPTEWEENAVCSEGHQSTLKEKLFLEDALSDLPAVNNNECRDEMPYGSLPQTEFQKMIRLTRNYLLGSSKSEPYNVMLYDHQPLTVNADDYARICRIPKEKGANFRNLTGVRVRPDKTVEWNPDVDRVYLDSGAPLVPDYAMSFVKGKSSKPFGRLWWDEIVSTVVTRAEPHNQAILHPDQDRVLTIRENARLQGFPDYYKLCGPVKERYIQVGNAVAVPVARALGYALGRALSGLVDHRSMFELPDGFPNHLEEIPSPEVRE, encoded by the exons ATGGTGACGCCGCGGAAGAAGAACCCTAAGGCGTCTCCGAAATCGAAGAAGACAACCGATCCGGAGCGAGCTTCACCGGAGGTACCTGTTTCTTCCACGGTCGTTGACGGCGGAGAGATGAATCCATCGGCGAGGAAGAACAAGTCCAATGCGCCTCCCGCCTCGGCTCCGGAACCTAAGAAGTCGAAGAGAACCAAACCGAAGGCAGGTCCTTGTTCCATTGTCGTCGACGGCCCGGAGCCTACGTTCGTCGGCGAACCGCTTACCGACGAGGAAGCTCGGCGGAGATGGCCAGAATCGTACCGAAAG GAGAAGCAAGTTGCTGGACCAATCAGCTCTAAGGG AGATGAAGATTCTCTTCAGGCTCGTTCTCACTTTACAATGGCTGAAGTGGATGGTATAAGATATGATCTGTATGATGATGCTCATGTTCTG GCTGGAGAAGGAGAGCCACAATACATTTGCAAGATAGTTGAGATGTTTGAGGCAGTAGATGGGCAGTTATATTTTACAGCTCAATGGTACTACCGAGTACAAAACACT GTCATCAAAGACTGTGTTGAGATTGATAGTAGACGTGTTTTCTTCTCAGATGTGAAGGACCGCAATCCTTTGGAATGTCTTCTTGAAAAGATTACTATTGTTAGATTGGCTCTAAAT gtTGATCCTGATGTTAAGAACAAACTTATTCAAGAGTGCAAGTATTATTGTGACACCAAATACTTGTTGCCTCATTCAACTTTTGTCAATTTACTACCAG AACTTATGAAAAGCTCCATAGTCAGGGAGCAATGCTTACAAGAACTTAAATTGCTGGACTTATATGCTGGGTGTGGTGGGATGTCAACTGGCCTATGTTTGGGTGCTCGATTATCCAATGTAAATCTTGTCACG AGATGGGCTGTTGATATAAATGAATATGCGCTCAAAAGTCTAAAGCTTAATCATCCAGAAACTGAG GTTAGAAAGGAATATGCGGAAAACTTTCTGATTTTGCTGAAGAAGTGGAAGGGACTATGCATTTCTTTTAACTTGGTTGAGGGCGAGAATTCAGAGATACCGGTCAATTTCTTTGCAACAAATGACCCTtcagatgaagaagaggatgagGACCAGAATAAGGATAATGCTGAAGATTCTGAGGTTTATGAAGTCGAAAAAATACTTGATATATGTTATGGGGAACCAGAAGAGAAAGATAGGGGGCTGTACTTCAAG GTTCATTGGAAGGGCTATGGTTCAGATGAAGATACTTGGGAGCCTATTGAGTCACTGAG GGATTGCAAGGATAGTGTACAAGAATTTGTTTCTCGTGGCTTCAGATCAAAAATGTTGCCGTTACCT GGAGATGTTGATGTGGTGTGTGGTGGACCTCCTTGCCAGGGAATAAGCGGATTCAACCGATTTAGGGACAAGGAAAATCCTTTGAATGATAAGAAAAATGAACAGGTGGTTGTTTTTATGGACATAGTTCAGTACCTTAAGCCTAAGTATGTCTTGATGGAAAACGTGGTCGACCTTTTGAAATTTGCGGAAGGATTCCTTGGGCGATATGCCATTGGACGTCTTGTTGATATGAACTATCAGGCAAGGATCGGTATGATGTGTGCAGGAGCATATGGTCTTCCTCAATTCCGTATGCGGGTTTTTCTATGGGGGGCCTGTCCTACTGAG CGGTTGCCACAATACCCGCTTCCTACCCATGATGTTGTTGTCAAGGGTCATACTCCAACTGAATGGGAG GAGAATGCAGTTTGTAGTGAAGGGCATCAATCTACATTGAAAGAAAAGCTCTTTTTGGAGGATGCTCTATCTGACCTTCCTGCTGTAAATAATAATGAGTGCCGTGATGAGATGCCATATGGAAGTCTCCCCCAGACTGAGTTCCAGAAGATGATTAGACTTACCAGAAACT ATTTATTGGGATCTTCAAAGAGTGAGCCTTATAATGTGATGCTATATGATCACCAGCCTTTGACAGTGAATGCTGACGATTATGCTCGTATATGTCGCATTCCCAAAGAGAAG GGTGCGAATTTTAGAAACCTAACTGGTGTTCGAGTGCGTCCTGATAAAACAGTTGAATGGAATCCTGATGTAGACAGGGTTTATTTGGACTCTGGCGCTCCTCTG GTCCCTGACTATGCTATGTCATTTGTGAAAGGGAAATCATCAAA ACCGTTCGGACGTTTGTGGTGGGACGAAATAGTGTCCACCGTTGTCACTCGGGCCGAGCCCCACAATCAG GCTATCTTGCATCCTGATCAAGACAGAGTGTTGACTATACGTGAAAATGCAAGATTGCAAGGCTTTCCTGATTATTACAAACTCTGCGGGCCAGTTAAAGAAAG ATACATTCAAGTTGGGAATGCCGTAGCAGTTCCTGTTGCGCGTGCTCTGGGATATGCACTAGGGCGTGCTCTCAGTGGTTTAGTTGATCATCGTTCTATGTTTGAGTTGCCTGATGGGTTCCCTAATCATCTGGAAGAGATTCCTTCTCCAGAAGTTAGAGAATAG
- the LOC133712080 gene encoding DNA (cytosine-5)-methyltransferase CMT3-like isoform X1: protein MVTPRKKNPKASPKSKKTTDPERASPEVPVSSTVVDGGEMNPSARKNKSNAPPASAPEPKKSKRTKPKAGPCSIVVDGPEPTFVGEPLTDEEARRRWPESYRKEKQVAGPISSKGDEDSLQARSHFTMAEVDGIRYDLYDDAHVLAGEGEPQYICKIVEMFEAVDGQLYFTAQWYYRVQNTVIKDCVEIDSRRVFFSDVKDRNPLECLLEKITIVRLALNVDPDVKNKLIQECKYYCDTKYLLPHSTFVNLLPENMQSGSHIPSTISCGVVGESCHVNSELMKSSIVREQCLQELKLLDLYAGCGGMSTGLCLGARLSNVNLVTRWAVDINEYALKSLKLNHPETEVRKEYAENFLILLKKWKGLCISFNLVEGENSEIPVNFFATNDPSDEEEDEDQNKDNAEDSEVYEVEKILDICYGEPEEKDRGLYFKVHWKGYGSDEDTWEPIESLRDCKDSVQEFVSRGFRSKMLPLPGDVDVVCGGPPCQGISGFNRFRDKENPLNDKKNEQVVVFMDIVQYLKPKYVLMENVVDLLKFAEGFLGRYAIGRLVDMNYQARIGMMCAGAYGLPQFRMRVFLWGACPTERLPQYPLPTHDVVVKGHTPTEWEENAVCSEGHQSTLKEKLFLEDALSDLPAVNNNECRDEMPYGSLPQTEFQKMIRLTRNYLLGSSKSEPYNVMLYDHQPLTVNADDYARICRIPKEKGANFRNLTGVRVRPDKTVEWNPDVDRVYLDSGAPLVPDYAMSFVKGKSSKPFGRLWWDEIVSTVVTRAEPHNQAILHPDQDRVLTIRENARLQGFPDYYKLCGPVKERYIQVGNAVAVPVARALGYALGRALSGLVDHRSMFELPDGFPNHLEEIPSPEVRE from the exons ATGGTGACGCCGCGGAAGAAGAACCCTAAGGCGTCTCCGAAATCGAAGAAGACAACCGATCCGGAGCGAGCTTCACCGGAGGTACCTGTTTCTTCCACGGTCGTTGACGGCGGAGAGATGAATCCATCGGCGAGGAAGAACAAGTCCAATGCGCCTCCCGCCTCGGCTCCGGAACCTAAGAAGTCGAAGAGAACCAAACCGAAGGCAGGTCCTTGTTCCATTGTCGTCGACGGCCCGGAGCCTACGTTCGTCGGCGAACCGCTTACCGACGAGGAAGCTCGGCGGAGATGGCCAGAATCGTACCGAAAG GAGAAGCAAGTTGCTGGACCAATCAGCTCTAAGGG AGATGAAGATTCTCTTCAGGCTCGTTCTCACTTTACAATGGCTGAAGTGGATGGTATAAGATATGATCTGTATGATGATGCTCATGTTCTG GCTGGAGAAGGAGAGCCACAATACATTTGCAAGATAGTTGAGATGTTTGAGGCAGTAGATGGGCAGTTATATTTTACAGCTCAATGGTACTACCGAGTACAAAACACT GTCATCAAAGACTGTGTTGAGATTGATAGTAGACGTGTTTTCTTCTCAGATGTGAAGGACCGCAATCCTTTGGAATGTCTTCTTGAAAAGATTACTATTGTTAGATTGGCTCTAAAT gtTGATCCTGATGTTAAGAACAAACTTATTCAAGAGTGCAAGTATTATTGTGACACCAAATACTTGTTGCCTCATTCAACTTTTGTCAATTTACTACCAG AAAATATGCAATCGGGAAGTCATATTCCATCAACAATTTCTTGTGGGGTTGTTGGTGAATCTTGTCATGTTAACTCAGAACTTATGAAAAGCTCCATAGTCAGGGAGCAATGCTTACAAGAACTTAAATTGCTGGACTTATATGCTGGGTGTGGTGGGATGTCAACTGGCCTATGTTTGGGTGCTCGATTATCCAATGTAAATCTTGTCACG AGATGGGCTGTTGATATAAATGAATATGCGCTCAAAAGTCTAAAGCTTAATCATCCAGAAACTGAG GTTAGAAAGGAATATGCGGAAAACTTTCTGATTTTGCTGAAGAAGTGGAAGGGACTATGCATTTCTTTTAACTTGGTTGAGGGCGAGAATTCAGAGATACCGGTCAATTTCTTTGCAACAAATGACCCTtcagatgaagaagaggatgagGACCAGAATAAGGATAATGCTGAAGATTCTGAGGTTTATGAAGTCGAAAAAATACTTGATATATGTTATGGGGAACCAGAAGAGAAAGATAGGGGGCTGTACTTCAAG GTTCATTGGAAGGGCTATGGTTCAGATGAAGATACTTGGGAGCCTATTGAGTCACTGAG GGATTGCAAGGATAGTGTACAAGAATTTGTTTCTCGTGGCTTCAGATCAAAAATGTTGCCGTTACCT GGAGATGTTGATGTGGTGTGTGGTGGACCTCCTTGCCAGGGAATAAGCGGATTCAACCGATTTAGGGACAAGGAAAATCCTTTGAATGATAAGAAAAATGAACAGGTGGTTGTTTTTATGGACATAGTTCAGTACCTTAAGCCTAAGTATGTCTTGATGGAAAACGTGGTCGACCTTTTGAAATTTGCGGAAGGATTCCTTGGGCGATATGCCATTGGACGTCTTGTTGATATGAACTATCAGGCAAGGATCGGTATGATGTGTGCAGGAGCATATGGTCTTCCTCAATTCCGTATGCGGGTTTTTCTATGGGGGGCCTGTCCTACTGAG CGGTTGCCACAATACCCGCTTCCTACCCATGATGTTGTTGTCAAGGGTCATACTCCAACTGAATGGGAG GAGAATGCAGTTTGTAGTGAAGGGCATCAATCTACATTGAAAGAAAAGCTCTTTTTGGAGGATGCTCTATCTGACCTTCCTGCTGTAAATAATAATGAGTGCCGTGATGAGATGCCATATGGAAGTCTCCCCCAGACTGAGTTCCAGAAGATGATTAGACTTACCAGAAACT ATTTATTGGGATCTTCAAAGAGTGAGCCTTATAATGTGATGCTATATGATCACCAGCCTTTGACAGTGAATGCTGACGATTATGCTCGTATATGTCGCATTCCCAAAGAGAAG GGTGCGAATTTTAGAAACCTAACTGGTGTTCGAGTGCGTCCTGATAAAACAGTTGAATGGAATCCTGATGTAGACAGGGTTTATTTGGACTCTGGCGCTCCTCTG GTCCCTGACTATGCTATGTCATTTGTGAAAGGGAAATCATCAAA ACCGTTCGGACGTTTGTGGTGGGACGAAATAGTGTCCACCGTTGTCACTCGGGCCGAGCCCCACAATCAG GCTATCTTGCATCCTGATCAAGACAGAGTGTTGACTATACGTGAAAATGCAAGATTGCAAGGCTTTCCTGATTATTACAAACTCTGCGGGCCAGTTAAAGAAAG ATACATTCAAGTTGGGAATGCCGTAGCAGTTCCTGTTGCGCGTGCTCTGGGATATGCACTAGGGCGTGCTCTCAGTGGTTTAGTTGATCATCGTTCTATGTTTGAGTTGCCTGATGGGTTCCCTAATCATCTGGAAGAGATTCCTTCTCCAGAAGTTAGAGAATAG
- the LOC133711960 gene encoding probable carotenoid cleavage dioxygenase 4, chloroplastic — translation MDALSSSFLSTFPTRSSTTAPKLPPAKSLNISSVRIEERPTTQTPPKTTTPPKQTPPPPPSYSSPPPTKPNAPALPAVIFNLFDDFINNFVDPPVRSSVDPKRVLSGNFAPVTELPPTECQVIKGSLPSCLDGAYIRNGPNPQYLPRGPYHLFDGDGMLHSIRISQGRAVLCSRYVKTYKYTVERDAGFPLLPNVFSGFNGLTASATRGALSAARVASGLYNPANGIGNANTSLAFFGDRLYALAESDLPYAVRLTADGDVDTLGRNDFNGELFMSMTAHPKIDPDTGETFAFRYGPVPPFLTYFRFDPTGAKQPDVPVFSLTSPSMLHDFAITKKYAVFTDIQIGMNPMEMIGGGSPVGLDASKVSRIGVIPKYAKDDSEMRWFEVPGFNIMHAVNAWDEDDAVVMVAPNILSAEHTLERMELVHALVEKVRIDLKTGIVSRQPISTRNLDFAVINPAYQGKKNRFVYAGVGDPMPKISGVVKLDVSGDEHKESIVASRMYGQGCFGGEPFFVAREPENPEAEEDDGYVVSYVHDEKTGESRFLVMDAKSSELETVAEVKLPRRVPYGFHGLFVRESDLKKL, via the coding sequence ATGGATgccttgtcttcttctttcctctccACATTCCCCACTCGATCTTCAACAACAGCACCAAAACTCCCCCCAGCCAAATCCCTCAACATCTCCTCTGTTAGAATTGAAGAAAGACCCACAACCCAAACACCTCCAAAAACCACAACACCACCAAAAcagactcctcctcctcctccatcctACTCCTCACCACCACCCACAAAACCTAATGCACCAGCACTTCCCGCTGTGATCTTCAACCTCTTCGACGACTTCATCAACAACTTCGTCGACCCGCCGGTCCGGTCTTCAGTCGACCCTAAACGCGTCCTCTCCGGTAACTTCGCTCCCGTAACTGAACTTCCACCAACCGAATGTCAAGTAATCAAAGGCTCATTACCTTCCTGTCTCGACGGCGCTTACATCCGCAATGGCCCCAACCCTCAGTACCTCCCGCGCGGGCCCTACCACCTCTTCGACGGCGACGGCATGCTCCACTCCATCAGAATCTCCCAAGGCCGCGCCGTCCTCTGCAGCCGCTACGTCAAGACCTACAAGTACACCGTCGAGCGCGACGCCGGCTTCCCTCTCCTCCCCAACGTCTTCTCCGGCTTCAACGGCCTCACCGCCTCCGCGACACGTGGCGCCCTCTCCGCTGCCCGCGTGGCCTCGGGGCTGTACAATCCCGCCAACGGCATTGGCAACGCGAACACGAGCTTGGCGTTTTTCGGCGACCGTCTCTACGCGCTCGCCGAGTCTGATCTTCCTTACGCCGTGCGGTTGACGGCCGACGGCGACGTCGACACCCTGGGACGGAACGACTTTAACGGCGAGCTGTTCATGAGCATGACGGCGCATCCGAAGATCGATCCAGACACCGGCGAGACCTTCGCTTTCCGTTACGGCCCGGTGCCGCCGTTTCTCACTTACTTCCGGTTCGACCCGACCGGAGCGAAACAACCCGACGTGCCGGTGTTCTCCCTGACCAGTCCTTCTATGCTCCACGACTTCGCGATCACTAAAAAGTACGCGGTGTTCACCGACATTCAGATCGGAATGAACCCGATGGAGATGATCGGCGGCGGATCTCCGGTGGGGTTGGACGCTTCTAAAGTATCTAGAATAGGAGTAATTCCGAAATACGCGAAGGACGATTCCGAGATGAGGTGGTTTGAGGTGCCCGGGTTCAACATCATGCACGCGGTTAACGCATGGGACGAAGACGACGCCGTTGTGATGGTGGCGCCGAACATCTTATCGGCGGAGCACACTCTCGAGAGAATGGAGCTCGTCCACGCGCTCGTGGAGAAAGTGAGGATCGATCTCAAGACCGGGATCGTTTCGCGCCAACCGATCTCGACCCGGAATCTGGACTTCGCGGTGATAAACCCGGCTTACCAAGGGAAAAAGAACCGGTTCGTGTACGCGGGGGTCGGGGATCCGATGCCGAAGATATCGGGAGTGGTGAAGCTCGACGTGTCGGGTGATGAGCACAAGGAGAGCATAGTGGCGAGCAGGATGTACGGTCAGGGTTGCTTCGGGGGAGAGCCGTTTTTCGTGGCGAGGGAGCCGGAGAATCCGGAGGCGGAGGAGGACGACGGGTACGTGGTGTCGTATGTTCATGATGAGAAGACGGGAGAGTCAAGGTTTTTGGTGATGGACGCCAAGTCGTCTGAGCTGGAAACCGTGGCGGAAGTTAAGCTGCCGCGGCGGGTGCCGTACGGTTTTCACGGACTGTTTGTGAGGGAGAGTGACCTGAAGAAGTTGTAG